A region of the Rissa tridactyla isolate bRisTri1 chromosome 18, bRisTri1.patW.cur.20221130, whole genome shotgun sequence genome:
CGCTCCCACCCCTCCGGCTTTGAGAGCTTTGTTCTCCCAGTGTCTCCTCGGAGCTGGTGAAATGATCCGTCCTTGTTTGCTTTGAGCTTCTAAGTCACACTGAACGATGACCCATGACGAGGTTCCCTTTGGGAATGGGAGGTTCAGTGTTGTCCTGAGAGTAGGAACTGGCTGAGAACTGAGCAGTTTTAAAAGCCAGTGGTACTAAAAGAAATTTTCAGgagatttttccaaagaaattgtTCAGACAGAATGCCATTGTCTTACCTGTAACCACCCTGAGCAGTTGCTCCTACTCTGGACCAATGCCTGGCTACAGAGTGAGTGCAATTTGGAGCAGGAAAGGTCAAATGAAACGGGTTTTTAAGCATATTCCTATAGGTAGGTGAGGAGACAAAGCATCTTCAGTAGATGGCTGCAAACAGCCGCGGCTGGTGatgctttttctgctctctgaagCACAATTTTGTTGGACCAAATCAAACCGGGGagaaaagctggtttttttgGAAGGGGTGTTTTCATTCCTGGGTTCCAGGACCTGGGAGGAACCCGGGGGTGGCGATCACCCTgtccccaccctgccccagcacTCCTGTCTGTGTCCATGGCTGGAGCTTAGATGGACCTCTGTGCTGAACCAGCGTAGCTTCACTAATTGCTCTAGTGAGATTAATTACCCCTGGGATGTTTCTCAGTATCGGCTTTCTAACTATGCATTAGCTCTGCACTTTTCTAGCACTCCACGGGGCCTGCAGTAAGGACAGGCTTGGATCTGGCAGCGCTTTCAGCTGCGGAAAGTGCCAAAGCCTCCAGGCAGTGTTTGAGACCCAGCTCCTGTCACACCGGCGGTCTCGTCCCTCCGGGGGACTCTGGTCTTGTCCCTTTGGGGGACTTTGTCCCAAGCAGAGagcggcagaggagagggagtGCCTGCCTCCCCACGGCTCCTCGGGAGGCACCACTGCAGCGTACACCGGCCCTTCTGGCTCTTACAAACCTTCACCTGAGGGAATTTTTCTGCACCTTTCCTGAGCCCCTCGGCCGGGTGTTGGAAGCGGTGTCTGTCAGTTGTGCTCGGGTGGAGAGACCATTCCGTTTGTTCCCCTTCCCCCTGGTTTTGCAGCAGAAGGGTCTGGCGAGGGCAGCGTCTGAGCAGGCAGGGATTGCCTTTGTCTTTTCAGGCTTAGAAAAACCAGGCAGTGCAGCGGTTCTGCAGGGCCCGGGGAGCCCCCGAGGGAGGCCGAGCTCAGACAGTGGCTGTGACAGTCCCAGGCACAAGCAGGGCCTGTGCCCAAGCCCGCGGTGAGCCCGGGAGCCCTGGAAGCACCTCGGTTTTCCTCTGCGGGCTCCTGCAGCCCGGCCCAGAGACGCCTCTGGGGGAACGGGGGTACGCGGCTGTGTCCCCGTTAGCCTATTAACTGCCAACCtgcttaattgatctctcactgaCCCCCCTCTGCCAGCGCTGGGCTCCGGCAGAAGCTGTTGCCTGAGGCTTTTATTAATCCgtgccaagcttttttttttgtctcctgtttGTAAACATACTAAGGTTTATTTCGATAGGTTTGTGGTAcctcggggaggggaggaggagctgcTTTCCCCCACCTCCTGTGCTTCGTGACGCTCTGGCCTGAAACCCGCGGCGGGCCAGGGCCGATGTCTGCCAGCGAGGCCGGGGGGGAGCGGTTCGGTGCCGGTCGGCGGGACGGGCCGCCGGGCCCCGGCTGTAACAGTGCTTGTTAAATCCATCCCACCACCCTCCGCCTCCTGCAGTCCTTGCCTCCTCCGGGGGGGCGGGTttggggcggcgggagcggctcGGTGCGAGCGGGGGCGGCCCCTTGCTGGCACCGGCGCCCCGGGCgccattggggggggggggggcggtgtttCCGGGTCACGGCGCATGCGCAGGCGGCGCCGGAAGTGCAGGGGGAGGGTTCTGCTTCCGGGTGATGGCGCCGGAGGGGCCGGCAGCGGGCCCGCGCTGCGCCGCCGCCCCTCAGGTACCGGCGGGGCCCCGggacggggggagcggggcgggcgccgGCCGAGGGACGAGGGGTCGCTGCCGCCCGCGGGTAGGGGGGTGCCGGGCTGGGCCCGTCCGCCGGGGTGCTCCGTGCGGGCCGGCGCGGCCCCGGGCAGCGCCCGCAGCCATCGGTTCTGTCCCGCAGTGAGAAGcgccggcgcggcggggagcggggaaagATGAGCCCGGTCCGCGCCCGCGGGAGCCGCAGCACCCAGCGCTGAGTCCGCCCCGGTGACCACCGCCAGAGCCGGAGATGGCAGCGGAGTCGGTAAGCGGAACGGCGGCCGGGCCTCTTCCCTCCCCGGGCCCCTTCTTCCCGTGGCTCTCCCGTGGCCGGTAGCCAGAGGGCCGTCCCAGCAGTCGGTGCAGTCCCAGCTCGGAGATTCAATTTTAAAACACACATCGGGACTCGGGCATTGCAAACCTAATGCTCAGGCATTGCGTGTGCGCAACAAGCTCAGGTGATAAATCCACCACTGAATTTGTGGTGGACTGAGCGAAATAACCTGTTTGGATTCCGGTTTGTCTTTGTGGTATTCGCTGTCCAGTCTTGTGCTGCCTCCTGTCACGAGAGCCTGTGACGGCCATAAAACTGGCAGAGGGGAACGCGGTCAAAGGACAGAACTTCACCTTTTGAATCCGTTTCAGAAGTACCCACAGGTCACTAAAACATTTGCCCTTTCTGAAAGCCCTCTGAGGCTGTTCTCCTTGGCCATGGGCTGGGATGGGCATTGGTACACTTGTCACTTTGCCATCATCCAAGAGATGTTCACAGTCTTATCAACGCTGCTTGTGTTAAAGATCATGTGGAAGTGAGATTGTTTCTACAAATGAGACTTTCTTCTGATTTAATTCTTCTGAGGCCCTTATTTGatgctgttttcctccttttggtATGTTTTCATTTGGAGCTCAGTGTCTGTTACTGAGTACTTTTAGTTTTCAGTCCTGAAAGTACTACAGCCATGTTTAAAATGCTCCTTAGTAACTGGCTGACTTTATGTGTGTTCAGCTGAAACACAGTTGTATGCAGTGAGGACCTTAGTTATTAGCAGGTTCTCAATTAAAAGTATCAATCAACAAATAAAAAGTCAGAGATCTGAGCCCTTAAGTAGATTGTATAGGACAGTTTCCAATTTAATAAATGTTAAGAAGGGCGACTGATTTGAAACATTAATTATATCACATGGCTTCTTGTAGACGATCCCCATCTGGCAGAACAAACCCCATGGCTCAGCACGCAGCGTCGTCAGGAGGATCGGGTCAAACCTCCCTCTAAAACCCTGTCCCAGAGCAACCTTTGAGGTAAGCGAACTCATAAGGGGTTTGGTGATCGCCTGTAGGAAGCTGTCGCTCTAGAGAAAGGCAAGACTGTTCTGTCAGCCACGTGTGTCTGCAGAGTTGTATTCACAAAGCTCACGTAGCAATATAgttaattttaagatttttttttaagtctttttttttttttttttttaatttcttgtaaaGTGATCATTGGCAACTGGAGGAAAATACCTCCTTGGGTAGTGTCTGTGGACTGGGTCAGCGAGCCGGAGGAGACAGAAACACGGAGTTGCGGAACCAGCGCTTCATTGCGTGACCTCCAGCAAGCCGCATGCCCTTTGGGCCTGTGTTTCCTAAACAATAAAACAGGGTTTATGGAAACGCTTTCGTCACTgttgaagctcaagggcagcgcTGGGACTTCTAGTGGCAAAGCGTGGCACGTGGCCTTGGCAGCGCCCTAGGCTGTATCAGGTGTCCCTCCGCTCAGAGCACAGCAACGCGCCCAAGGACACGTGCAGAAGCTGACACACAGAAGCGCTATGTTTCCATCAGCCAAATGGTGTCACACATTTGACAGATGCAGCTGCCGGCCTGGTGCTGAGGAGAAAGGCTCTGACAGCCCATGCAGCACATCTGGGGCGGCTTCAGGAGACGGGACCGGCGTCTCCTCAACATAACTTTCTTCTTCTTAGGTTCTACCAAATGTTTCAGACCTCTACTTAAATGACGTCCCTCCAGTCCCCACCTTGGCAGACATCGTGTGGATAGCAGCAGATGATGAAGAAACATATGCCAGAGTCaggtttgtttcctctttttctctgctgctccttggtTTTATACACCGGTTTATTTTGCACAGCTTAGACATTGATCAGATGCTCACAGCTTCAGTCCCCGAGGTCTGATCTGGTGCCTGTTGACATTTTTCccaagagacaggaaaaaaaaaattgaacaaaggACCTTGGGAGGAATTCCTGTAGGAAGTGCTAAGAGCCTGTGCCatgatttattttcctccctgAAAGATGTGACCCCCCTGATCCAGGGTGTTTTCTGGTTGAAGAGTTGATTCTCCTGGCATTGAAGTGCTCTGTCCCCAGGAGTTTGGTTCTGGTCAGTTGAACATTTGTCCTTAAGGCAGGGCGATAGTTATAGGTATCTTGTGAAAGATAAAATGGATTTTGCAATCAGAGGCAAAAGTTAATGGGTAAGTGACATTTCCCACGTGCACCCAGCCCGGCATGGAGACACAGTCACTGGGAGAGAAATGACTTGGCACCACGTGAGCACGCCCAGGCTTTTGTCCCTGCGTCCTCTCACCACATCTTGTGCCCTTGGGTCATGGTTTCTGTGACACGTTTTCTGTTCCTTGTCATACAGACAGTGGCACATACAGACAGTGGCACATACAGACAGTGGTGCAGAGGCTTAATTCATGGTGTTAAAGTCTTCTGGTGTCCTGAGGTGGAGGCAGAGCATTGCTGAGTGTTGTTGTCACAGAGGGGTCTGGACCTTGTAAATGACTGACAGGTTTTTGTCCTGTAGAAGTGACACTCGCCCGCTGAAGCACAAGTGGAAGCCGAGTCCCTTCACTGTTATACAGCGAAACGCGTCAGTCCCCAACctgaggaagcaggaggagaagctgctCGCCTTGAAGAAACCTGGTTTACCAGCACTGAGCCGAACGACGGAGCTGCAGGACGAGCTGAGTCACCTTCGGAGTCAGATAGCTAAAATAGTCGCTGCAGAGTCAGGTAGGAATATAACGAGCTTTTTTCTGTTGAACGAGAAGGGCTGAGTTAGTGAACCTGGTTATTTCCTCTGTACAAACCAGACTGGCGTGTTGTttttccagcagagctgtggctcctgtTGGTGGGATGCCATCTTTGGTGTCAGCTCAGGCTGGTTCTGTGTTTGCGTCTGTTTCGTTGGAGGATTCCAGCTTGTTTCTAAGAAATACCAAGTGCTGCTTTGTGACCGCGTTTGATCTGGAGGCCGACTCATCTCAAGTGCCTTGTTTCATGAAAACATTGGTGAATTATTGCCATTCCTGCTCCAAGTCGACCATGAGCACGAGGGTTATGTCTGGATTTGAGTGAGAGTGAGAAGTTAGTGTCTCTTTCTGGTGTGAAAATGACAGTGTCATTTCTGTAGCAAATGAGGTATTTGGGGAGAAGCCTAGCTGAacccatttatttatttcctttagtaAATTTGTATGCAACTAAAAGCCATGTTTTATCTGCAAAACTGAACCGTGAGGAGAGACTTCTCCTCTTCCATTCATGGCTTTTCCTGTGTACTCAGCTCTGAAAATATGACAATATTTGGTAGGATCCAAATCCCAGTGGTTCTGCAAGTCTTGCTGCAACAGCGGCTGGTTTAGAGTGTGGAATCTACTAAGACAGAAATACCTTGGTATCTATTTGTGGAGTATTCAGAAGGCAGAGTGGAGAGTGGCTGATCTCCTAACTCAAACACTGA
Encoded here:
- the MTFR1L gene encoding mitochondrial fission regulator 1-like isoform X2 — its product is MAAESTIPIWQNKPHGSARSVVRRIGSNLPLKPCPRATFEVLPNVSDLYLNDVPPVPTLADIVWIAADDEETYARVRSDTRPLKHKWKPSPFTVIQRNASVPNLRKQEEKLLALKKPGLPALSRTTELQDELSHLRSQIAKIVAAESASASLTPDLLSPGSSNASSPLPCFGPSFQSTTSFVISDITEEEAELESPDLPSVSMLCSTTSECCKPEPKDPDEEDSVSLSKASSFADMMGILKDIHRMKQSKDLNRTSMKEEDPAVLIAEVLRRKFALKDEDLAIKEK
- the MTFR1L gene encoding mitochondrial fission regulator 1-like isoform X3, producing MAAESTIPIWQNKPHGSARSVVRRIGSNLPLKPCPRATFEVLPNVSDLYLNDVPPVPTLADIVWIAADDEETYARVRSDTRPLKHKWKPSPFTVIQRNASVPNLRKQEEKLLALKKPGLPALSRTTELQDELSHLRSQIAKIVAAESASASLTPDLLSPGSSNASSPLPCFGPSFQSTTSFVISDITEEEAELESPDLPSVSMLCSTTSECCKPEPKDPDEEDSVSLSKASSFADMMGILKDIHRMKQSKDLTWCLNTALEASGMHEKRLQKCACFTK